The Boseongicola sp. DNA segment GTTTTTGTCGGATCGATGCCCCCACAAGATGAGATTGACGCCGATCCGTCGCTGATCGAAGGCACCGTGACCGACAGTTTCACCGGTCCGGCACATTTCCTGACGCTTCTGGCGCCAATCATGGAACAGCGCAAAAGCGGTACGATTGTCGGTGTTGGTTCTGTCGCAGGCGACCGAGGCCGGCTGGGCAACTATGTGTACGGATCCGCAAAGGCGGGTTTTCACGCTTATCTTTCTGGTTTGCGCAATCGGATGGGGCGCGAAGGTGTACACGTCATTACGGTTAAACCCGGCACTGTCGACACTGCTATGACCTGGGGTATGGACAAGCTGCCGTTTCTTGCGCAGCCAGAAAAAATCGTAACAGACATCTTCCGGGCCGTTGATCGCAAGAAAAACGTGATCTATTCGCCATTCATTTGGTGGCCGGTAATGACGGTGATCAAATCGATCCCCGAACGCATCTTTAAGAAGTTGGCAATTTAACGAGAGTAATGTCGGGTTCGGGCGTCGCGTCGTTGGCCGATCGACCCCAAATTACTCACCAAAACCTGAAACTTTTACCTACTATATATATAGACAGCGAATTTCCGAGGTTTTTAGCGCCAACCTGACCGTTCAAATAGTGCCTGTCTGATTGCTCAGCGGTTCGCGGATCAATCTGTTACCCACCACTTCTTGATGCCATTGGCCCCACAAAGACACATCCATCGGTCACCAAATCGGGCGGCGTCATACAAAGCCCGCGCGCAACATTCCATGCGGCCAACACTTTCGGCACATAAGCGCGAGTCTCTGCGAACGGTGGCACGCCGCTATGCTTTGCGACAGCACCCTCACCGGCATTGTATCCAGCGAGGGCCAAAACGGGGTCTTTGTCGAATTCTTACAGCAACCAATCCAAGTAGGCCACGCCACCGCGGATATTCTGCCGTGGATCACCACTGTTGCTAACGCCAAATCGCTTTGCAGTTGCTGGGATAAGCTGCATCAGACCTTCTGCGCCGGCATGGCTGACCGCATCTACTCGCCCGGCACTTTCGACCGAAATAACCGCCAATACCAAAGCTGGAGATACATCTGTGCCTATGGTTGCGGTAAGGATATCTATGCCATGGCTCTCTGCAATTCGTCGTAGCGTTTGCAGTCTTGGAGTTCCAACTTTGGTTGCCCCA contains these protein-coding regions:
- a CDS encoding SDR family NAD(P)-dependent oxidoreductase; its protein translation is MPQTWIILGATSTMAKVFARQAAIRGEGVLLCGRDADDMQVTAGDCAARGAPITEVISFDARNPKSFGPILSQAADIEGTISAAVFVGSMPPQDEIDADPSLIEGTVTDSFTGPAHFLTLLAPIMEQRKSGTIVGVGSVAGDRGRLGNYVYGSAKAGFHAYLSGLRNRMGREGVHVITVKPGTVDTAMTWGMDKLPFLAQPEKIVTDIFRAVDRKKNVIYSPFIWWPVMTVIKSIPERIFKKLAI